A section of the Arcobacter roscoffensis genome encodes:
- a CDS encoding SLC13 family permease — protein sequence MKKIAIALVLALATFFVASYAFNTQHATLLGIITFLVALWTNEALPLGVVSLFPILLFPAFDIMSTNATTVNYSKSIIFLFLGGFMIAIATQKTNLHKYVSNKLLTLFPNTPRGVLFSLSITSAFLSSLISNTTTALLLIPIAMFLTDDLRLKMRLVLAIAYGASIGGIVTPIGTPPNLILLGFMEQQSIEAIPFVKWIFLTGPLAFIMLLIIPFVLSLGVNNLKFDTHLEDREHLSSEQRRLLYILGSLVVLLLVNSKIEPYYSGLGINEKGILLAYGLLMFMPKIGFLTWDDTKKIPYEIIFLFGAGFSIAAAFSSTGLAGEIANYLLQLTNLPVVFLIILVATLITFTTEVTSNTALISIALPIIYSLSQVANIDTTLILFVATICASYAFMLPIATPPNAIAMSSGAVKVKDMARFGIVFNIFGIICITTIALVYWQYYL from the coding sequence TTGAAAAAAATAGCTATAGCATTAGTATTAGCACTAGCTACATTTTTTGTAGCTAGTTATGCGTTTAACACGCAACATGCAACTCTACTTGGAATTATTACATTTCTTGTTGCATTATGGACAAATGAGGCATTGCCTTTAGGTGTAGTATCACTATTTCCTATACTGCTTTTCCCAGCATTTGATATTATGAGTACGAACGCAACTACAGTGAACTACTCTAAGTCTATTATTTTTCTATTTTTAGGTGGTTTTATGATTGCTATTGCAACACAAAAGACCAATTTACATAAATATGTTTCAAATAAGTTATTGACACTTTTCCCAAATACACCAAGGGGAGTTTTATTTTCACTTTCAATAACTTCAGCATTTTTAAGTTCTCTTATTTCAAATACAACAACAGCACTTTTACTTATTCCAATTGCTATGTTCTTAACAGATGATTTAAGATTAAAAATGAGATTAGTACTTGCAATTGCTTATGGTGCAAGTATTGGCGGTATTGTTACACCTATTGGAACACCTCCAAATTTAATTCTTTTAGGATTTATGGAACAACAATCTATTGAAGCTATTCCATTTGTTAAATGGATTTTCTTAACAGGACCATTAGCATTTATTATGTTGTTAATTATTCCATTTGTTTTATCTCTTGGTGTAAATAACTTAAAGTTTGATACACATTTAGAAGATAGAGAGCATTTAAGTTCTGAACAAAGAAGACTTTTATATATTTTAGGTTCATTAGTGGTTTTACTTCTAGTAAACTCTAAAATTGAGCCATATTATTCAGGTCTTGGTATCAATGAAAAAGGTATTTTACTTGCTTATGGATTGTTAATGTTCATGCCAAAGATTGGTTTCTTAACTTGGGATGATACAAAAAAGATTCCTTATGAAATTATCTTCTTATTTGGTGCAGGTTTTTCTATTGCTGCAGCCTTCTCATCAACAGGTCTTGCAGGTGAAATAGCAAACTATTTATTACAACTTACTAACTTACCAGTGGTATTCTTGATAATCTTAGTTGCAACACTGATTACATTTACAACAGAAGTTACATCAAATACAGCATTGATTTCAATTGCTTTACCTATTATTTATTCTTTAAGTCAGGTAGCAAATATTGACACTACACTTATTTTATTTGTAGCTACTATTTGTGCTTCTTACGCCTTTATGCTTCCAATTGCAACTCCTCCAAATGCAATTGCAATGAGTAGTGGTGCTGTAAAAGTAAAAGATATGGCTAGATTTGGTATTGTATTTAATATCTTTGGTATTATTTGTATTACTACAATAGCTTTAGTTTACTGGCAGTATTATTTATAA